In Kordiimonas pumila, a single genomic region encodes these proteins:
- a CDS encoding MraY family glycosyltransferase: MTVLAIALNARYFGELLGVMDDPDKEGHKIHKLPAPLVGALMLGVLSVFMLLNHYLFDASSRMVGVSVCTIMAAMLGLVDDKLQLSWQVCLVAIAACCAVGARLRLDGLVIPPFIEGFKSSAVYSGRLERSRASINAQAASMLVKK; this comes from the coding sequence ATGACGGTACTAGCCATTGCGCTAAATGCTCGTTATTTCGGTGAACTTCTTGGCGTTATGGACGACCCTGATAAAGAGGGTCATAAAATCCATAAGTTACCAGCGCCGCTCGTTGGGGCGCTCATGCTTGGTGTCCTTTCTGTATTCATGCTCCTGAATCACTATTTATTTGATGCCAGTTCACGCATGGTTGGGGTGAGTGTCTGTACCATCATGGCAGCCATGCTTGGTCTTGTAGATGATAAATTGCAGCTTAGCTGGCAGGTTTGCCTTGTTGCGATAGCGGCTTGTTGCGCGGTGGGTGCCCGATTGCGTCTTGATGGTCTGGTAATACCCCCATTTATAGAGGGTTTCAAAAGTAGTGCCGTTTATAGTGGGCGTTTAGAGCGTTCCCGAGCCAGTATAAATGCGCAGGCTGCCAGTATGCTGGTGAAGAAGTAG
- the fcl gene encoding GDP-L-fucose synthase: MRVYVAGHHGMVGGAILRLLEARKKAGEALELITRPSTELDLRDQVKVHAFMAQEKPDVVILAAAKVGGIHANNTYPADFIYDNLIIECNVIHAAYKAGVKKLLQLGSSCIYPKQASQPMSEDVLLTGILEPTNEPYAIAKIAGIKLGESYNRQHGTDFRSVMPTNLYGPGDNFHSENSHVLPALIRRFHEAVQEGRDEVIIWGSGKPKREFLHVDDMAAASLFVLDLDYEAYSRETKPMCSHINVGSGTDVTIRELAETVARVTNFKGNLKFDTSKPDGTMRKLMDVSRLARLGWAASIELEEGIKSVYNWFLSQKLSSLRDY, from the coding sequence ATGAGGGTTTATGTCGCAGGCCATCATGGAATGGTCGGCGGGGCGATTCTACGACTGCTTGAAGCTCGTAAAAAAGCAGGAGAAGCTCTGGAGTTGATTACGCGGCCTTCTACGGAACTTGACCTTAGAGATCAGGTGAAGGTTCATGCTTTCATGGCTCAAGAGAAGCCTGATGTAGTGATTCTGGCGGCTGCTAAAGTTGGAGGTATTCATGCTAACAATACGTATCCAGCTGATTTTATTTATGATAATCTGATTATAGAGTGCAATGTCATCCACGCGGCATATAAAGCGGGAGTGAAAAAGTTACTTCAGTTGGGCTCTTCTTGTATTTATCCTAAGCAGGCAAGCCAGCCTATGAGTGAAGATGTGCTTCTGACCGGTATCTTGGAACCAACGAATGAACCATATGCAATAGCTAAAATTGCAGGCATTAAACTTGGTGAGAGCTATAATAGGCAACATGGAACAGACTTCCGTTCGGTTATGCCGACCAACCTTTATGGTCCGGGCGACAATTTTCACTCTGAGAACTCACATGTTCTTCCGGCGTTGATCCGGCGTTTTCATGAAGCAGTACAGGAAGGGCGAGATGAGGTAATTATCTGGGGCTCAGGGAAACCAAAGCGAGAGTTTTTACATGTGGACGACATGGCAGCCGCATCACTATTTGTGCTCGACTTGGACTATGAGGCCTATTCAAGAGAAACCAAACCAATGTGTAGCCATATAAATGTGGGTAGTGGAACAGATGTGACTATTCGGGAACTCGCTGAAACTGTGGCTCGTGTTACCAACTTTAAAGGTAATTTGAAGTTTGATACATCTAAGCCAGATGGTACGATGCGAAAGCTGATGGATGTCAGTCGATTAGCGCGGTTGGGCTGGGCGGCATCTATTGAGTTGGAGGAGGGCATTAAAAGTGTCTACAATTGGTTTCTTTCTCAAAAGCTTTCTAGTTTAAGAGATTATTAA